AGCAGGTTGAGCGCGCCGATGCCGGTGATCTGTGCGGTGGTTGACGGCTGGTCGAAGCTCACACCGACGAAACTCTGCGCAGCCAGGTTGTAGACCTCGTCGGGTTGTGCCTTCTGCATGAGGGCTAGGCTGGAGCCGAGATCGGTCAGATCGTACTCGACCAGCTTGAGCCGGGGATGCTCGGAGATACCAAGCTCGTTGAGGCGCCAGAAGTTGACCGAACTGGTGCGGCGGTAGGTACCGTAGACGGTGTAACCCTTGTCGAGTAGCAGATGTGTAAGGTAAGCACCGTCCTGGCCGGTGATGCCTGTGATGATGGCTGTTTTTGTCATGTCAGAAGCGGTGGCGAAACGTGGGTCGGAAGTTGGGGAATTGTAGTCGCGGCATCACGGCGCTCCTCGTGGGGTTGGGGATGCGGGCGAAGTGAAAACAAACTTTCTCTGCAGGACGTAACCGAGTATGGCGAGCGGCCCTACCACGATGGCATTGGCTAGGTAGACGTTCAGGCCCAGCTGCTTGAAGAGCGCGACGCCGCCGACATTGATTGCATACAACAGCAGGTAGACCGCCGTGAAGCGGCCGATGCGCCGCCAGTCCGAGTCCTTGAAGACGAGGCGCCCCAGCGTTTGGAAGTTGAACAGCACGCCGGCGATGGTCGACATGGCAATGGCCCAGGCATAGGGAATGCCCATCCACACGAATAGCGAGAACACTGTGAAGCCAAAGGCGGTGTTGAAGCCGCCTACGAACAGGAAGTGGACGAACTGGTGCTGGAACAGGCGGCGCATGAAAAGCTGCTTACTCCGACGGTACGAGGCGCGTGGCCAGGAAAGGGCCGAACCGGCGTTCCTCGGTGGCACGGTAGACCCTCTTGAAATCGGCGATGACGGGATCCGTGATGCGGCTGTCCTGCACAATCAGCCATCCGGGGCGCTTGAAGCGGGCGGCTCCCGCCTGCAATATCTTCACCCGGTCGGCACTGGGGACGAACGGGTAGTTGCTCAGCGGGTGCAGGCCATTCCAGACGCCGGGAACGCCATAGGCCTGGAAATTCAGCGGGCCCTCGTCGATGATCTCAAAATACTCGTTGCGGTTTTCGCGAACATACTTGATGGCTTCCACCAGTTCGGACGGATAGAGCGCGCCTTGCAGGAATGACATCTGGTGGCTCCAGGCATTCTTGGTTGCAGGCCTCATGCCTTTCCACGATGCATACCCAAAGAAGGGCAACATGGCCAAGGTAGCAGCCAACGAAGCCCGTGCGGCGTACGCGGCCAATGGTGCTTCACGCCCGTTACCTACCAAGACGCAAAGCAGCATCACGGCAGGTGGCATAAGGTTGATGATGTTGTTGTCATGGCTGCGGCCGAGATAGTACGAGGCACAGGCGGCGAGGCACAGGGCAGACAGGCGGATGATGCGTTTGTCGGCCGCGGCAATGCGCGAAGATTGCAGCGCACACCCGGCCACGCAGAAAACGAATAGCAGCCATACGATGGGGCCTGCCCAGTTGACCGGCATGGCGCCGGGCGGGAACAGTGCGTAAAGCACATACAGGCGCGGGGAAGGAGGCACTCCGAAAGCTGTGAAGTAGGCTAACCACCAGAGACCGACCAGTACCAGCACCGCTGCGAGCGCCTGGACGGCAACACGTAACACCTGCGCGGCGGCCTGCTGGGGAGTTTGGTAGGCATCTACGGCAAGACGCGACGGCCAGTAGATCACGAAGGCGTAAAAAGCGGCTTCCACGGACCACAGCGTGCAGACGGCCCACGCGGCAAAGGCAATTTTGTGCCGCGCGGGAAATCGTACCAGGAGCCAGAGCAACACGAAGGCCGGGACGAAACGAAGCGCGAAAGTGGACGGCGTCGTCATCGCGCTGCTTACATCATTGGGCGAAGCAATCCACAACATGCATGCAACAGCCCCCGCACAACCTGCAGCTAGCGATGCAAATGCACTTTTCAGTGGGTGCACGGCCAGCAAGCAAAAGTCCACTACTACTGCGACGCCGACGAGGCTCATCAACGCGACGATGTGCTGCATGCCGTCAAAGCCTTTTTTTACAGGTATCAGCGACAGCAGCGCAGTCGGGCCGGCACCGTACTGTATCGGGACATCATGAAAGGGAATCAATCCGGCCTTGATGGTTTCGACAGGCCCCCAATAGGCGCCCCAATGGTGCCACGCAACAAGCCATTGGCTACGTGTTTCGAAGCCACCGTATCGCATCAAGGCCCAGGAGGCTGCGACAAGCAGCACGACAATTACCGCGTGGACAACTTTCCCGGGTGCCAGTAAGCCCGGTAGGCCCAGTGCCAGCGCGAAACCGCTCCATACGAGTAGCGAAATGTTGATTTGGCGCCGCGGCAAGTCGATGGACGGCACCCACCACAGGATAAGAAGCGCGCAGATGCATGAGCAGAAAATCGTGAGTGCTGCTGCCGTCGATGCCTTGCTGCGCATCGTTGCCAAAAAAACTGTCGCACTCAAAATGGGTAGCGCACTCCATTGCCACCCGGTTCCCAACCGTGGTGTTGCCACCCATGCAACTGCTGCCGTAGCCAGTACCAGGACCGGCAAATGCCATCGGGCAAACCGCCCCAGTCCGGCTGCTGTTGCTGCATTCCAGGGCACGACGGAGAAGAACAGCAACAGGCAGAGATAACCCGCCAGAAGTGGAAGCTTGCCGTCCATGTTCGGTCCCTTGGCTACCGGGCCACACGGGTCGTGGTGGCGCGCATCACACCTTGCGGTAACCCGCCGCGATGGTGTTGCCCACGTTGAAGGACAGCTTCTGCCGTCCGAGCGCGTTGCCCGACAGGAAGGCTCCTATGCGTGACTTCAGCGCTTGGGGCAGCGGCAGCAGCCGTGCCCAATAGCGCAGGGAGTAACGGTTGGCAAAGCGCTCGGCCTGCACGTCCACCAGGCCGCTGGTACGGAACAGGTAGGAGATGCTTTTGGTCGAGAACAGCTGCATGTGCTCGATGTCGATGATGGGCGACTTCTTGCCCAGCACACGGTTGACCCAACTGGTGTAGTCGTGCGTGACAGTGACGAAGGCGCCACCCGGCTTGAGCAGCCGCAGCGCCGCGTCCGATACGGACTTCGGGTCCAGCACGTGCTCCATGGTCATGAAGCAGCAGATGAGGTCAAAAGAGGCGGGCTCGAAGTCGGACTCAACGAAAATGCCTTCGCGAATCCAGGGTTTGCGATGCTCTGGCGCGCTGGCAATGGCCTGCACTGAGGGCTCCACGCCCACCAGCTCGGCGAAGCCCTCATTCTTCAGGCGCTCCAGGAAGACCGCAGTGCCGGTGCCGATCTCCAGCGCGCGCTTGCGCTCGGGCAGGCGTGCCAGCACGGACCTGATGGCGTGAATGTAGGCTGCAGCGGCATCGTTGCCTTCTTCGGCGCTGTCGTAGTCCGCCTGGTGGTAGGCCTGCGCCAAGGCGTCCTGCGAGGGCGGGGCATCCACGTAGACCAGGTCGCAGGTAGGGCAGCGCATGAACCGGTGGCACATGTACTCGGGTTCCTTGCGCGACGCAAAGCTCAGGCCGGTGATGCGCGACTGGTCGATGTTTTCCTCAAGGAAGACTTCGGCCTTGCCAGGGGGGGTGTCGCAGACGGGGCAGTTTCGGGTGGTGGCCATGGCGGTGCGGATAAACGGGCGGTGGGCTAGCGGCCCTTGCCGTCGGGTAGCAGGTCGGTTTGCACGCCCGAGCGGATGATGGCAGCGCGGATGAGGCGGGGCCGACCCTTGACTTCAGTCATGATTTTGGAGATGTACTCGCCGACGATGCCGATGGCAAAGAGGTTCAGCGAGCCGAACATAAGGATGGCGATGAGCAGCGTCGTGGCGCCCCGGGGCGCGATATCGGGGAATATGATGCGCAGCACGGCGATCACGATTGCGGCCAGCGTCGAAAGCGCCAGCAGCACCACACCGGCCGAGGTGAGCATGGTGAGCGGCGTGTTGCTGAAGGAGAAGATGCCCTTCTTGGCCCAGTCGATGTTCTTCAGGAAGTTGTTGGTCGACACGCCGAACATCCGGTCCGGCCGCACGTAGTCAACACCCGTCTGCCTGAAGCCGACATAGGCGCGCAACCCGCGCATGAAAAGATCGCGCTCGGGGAACTGCAGCAGCCATCCGACCACGCGGCGGTCGATCAGGGAGAAATCGCCCGCGTCGTGCGGTATGTCTATGTAGCTGAAGGCCGCAAACACGCGGTAGAACATCTTGTACTGGATGCCCCAGTACCACGGCATCTCGCGCTTGACGCGGCGGCCGTAGACGACGTCATAGCCTTCCTGCCATTGCGCAAAGAACTGCTCGATCAGCTCGGGCGGGTCCTGCAGGTCGCCGTCCAGCAACACCACAGCATCCTTGGTTGCGATCTCCATGCCGCTGCGGAAGGCCATCTGCGAGCCGAAGTTGCGTGAGTGACTGATGCCGATGACGTGCGGGTCGCGCTCGGAGATCTGACGTATTACCTCGGCCGAGTTGTCGGGGCTGCGGTCGTTGACGAAGATGATCTCGTAGTCCACGCCGAGCTTCTTGAACGTCGCGACCAAGCGTTCGTGCATGACCGGGATGGCCGGTTCGTCCCTGTAGCACGCAATGATGGCGGTGATGCTGCGGCGCCCGGATTTGACGCCCTGCTTGGTGTGGCGCGTCATGTCATTCGCGCTCAGCGTGCCGACCCAGTCCGCTGTGAGCCTGAGGCCTTCGGCTAGCGGGGTCGTGGCCTTCCAGCCCAGCATGCCGGCTGCCTTGGCGGGGTTGGCATACCAGTCGCTCAGGTCCCAGCTACGGCCCTTCATGGAATCGAAAACGGGTTCGACGGGAACGTTGAAAACGTCCTTGGCCAGTACGGCCAGGTCGCGGATCGTGCTCTTGGCGCCGCTGCCGATGTTGAAGTCTTCGCCGTAGATCTCAGGATTCATGCGTGCAGCGGCCAGGATGAAGGCCATGCATACATCGTCGACATAGACGAAATCGCGCGACGTTTCTGGCGCGACGAGCGGGGGGAAACGGCCCTCCACCGCCTCATGGACCATCTTGGGCACGAGGCGGGAGACGTCTTCCAGGGGGCCGTAGACCGAGTACAGGCGCAGGTTGGCGCAGGGGAATCCCGCCATCTTGCCAATGTATCGGAGGTAGCTGGCGACAGCCACCTTCGAGACGGAGTAATGGCTATTTGGCACGCAGGCCGCCGACTCGGCTGGGCCGGCCGAGTTGGTGCCGTACTCGGACGAGCTGCCCGCGTGAATGAAGGCCGCAAAAGGCTTACCGCTGAGCTCGGAGACTAGGTTGACGATGGCCTGAAAGTTGGTCTGGTAGATCAGCCGGGCGTCCTGCTCAAAAGAGTAGGCGCCGTAAGCCACGCAATCGAACACCGTTTGCGGTTGCAGCGTCTGGACGAAATTGCGTGTGGCGGCGGCGTCGTTGAGGTCGATGGCAACGATGAAATCGTCTGGAACGTCGGTCAACCGCCACCCCTTGTCCTTGCGCACGCAGGCATAGACGTCGTTGCGGACGGACTTGATCTTACGGAACAGGTTGGCACCAACGAAACCCGATGCGCCCGTGACAACGATGGGCCCGCGCAGTGCGCGGATGTTCTGCGCGGCGTCACTCATGGGCTGGTGGACACTAGGGTGGGCTCGTCGATGGCCAGTGCCAGGAGGAGGCTGGCCGGATCCAGGCGCGACTGCTTGCGCAGGAAGCCCTGCGAGCCATAGCGCTCATAGAGGTGGGCCAGCGCATACAGGTGCACGAACTTTGCCGGCAGGATACCCGCCTTGATCAGTGCCATCGCAATCTCGGGGCCGACCCCGCCACGCTCGACGTGCTCTTCAACAACGCAGACGGACTTTGCGCGCTTCAACTGGGCAAGCAATGCGGCCGGCATCGGATTACAGGAAATGGGGAGCTCGGTAACTACCCAAAGCTGGGGACGCACAGATGCCGCCAGAGCATCTATCGCTTCGAGGTACGTGCCGGCAAGGGGGCCGCAGGCGATGACGACCGGGCCGTCGCCCTCGGTAAGCTGGCGCCATGGTGCGTAGGCAGGCACTACGTAGCCCTTGGGCGGCTCACCTCGACCCAGGCGCAGATATGCGGCGCCGGAACAGTCGCCCGCGCGTGTCGCGGCCTCGGGCACGTCTTCGTCGAACGCCGGAACGAAGACCTGCATATTCGGCAGTGCGAGCATGATGCCGTAGTCCTCGATGGCATGGTGGGTCGGCCCCATTACCCCATAGCCATAGCCACCGCCATTGCCGACAAGGCGTACTCGTAGGTTGTGGAAGGTCACGTCGTTGCGGATCTGCTCGAATGGCCGCGCATAGCAGAACGGCGCGATGCTGTAGGCCCAGGCCTCGAAGCCATCCTTGGCCAATGCGGCAGCCACGCTGATCATGTTTTGCTCGGAAACACCAGCATTGACGAAGCGGTCACCCATGGCGAGAGCCAGAGGCTCCAGGGCCATGAAGCCCAGGTCGCCGGTCATGAATACCATGTCCTTCTGGCCGCAGCGCTCGACCATCGTGTCGC
This Variovorax terrae DNA region includes the following protein-coding sequences:
- a CDS encoding class I SAM-dependent methyltransferase codes for the protein MATTRNCPVCDTPPGKAEVFLEENIDQSRITGLSFASRKEPEYMCHRFMRCPTCDLVYVDAPPSQDALAQAYHQADYDSAEEGNDAAAAYIHAIRSVLARLPERKRALEIGTGTAVFLERLKNEGFAELVGVEPSVQAIASAPEHRKPWIREGIFVESDFEPASFDLICCFMTMEHVLDPKSVSDAALRLLKPGGAFVTVTHDYTSWVNRVLGKKSPIIDIEHMQLFSTKSISYLFRTSGLVDVQAERFANRYSLRYWARLLPLPQALKSRIGAFLSGNALGRQKLSFNVGNTIAAGYRKV
- a CDS encoding transketolase family protein encodes the protein MRKQFCDTMVERCGQKDMVFMTGDLGFMALEPLALAMGDRFVNAGVSEQNMISVAAALAKDGFEAWAYSIAPFCYARPFEQIRNDVTFHNLRVRLVGNGGGYGYGVMGPTHHAIEDYGIMLALPNMQVFVPAFDEDVPEAATRAGDCSGAAYLRLGRGEPPKGYVVPAYAPWRQLTEGDGPVVIACGPLAGTYLEAIDALAASVRPQLWVVTELPISCNPMPAALLAQLKRAKSVCVVEEHVERGGVGPEIAMALIKAGILPAKFVHLYALAHLYERYGSQGFLRKQSRLDPASLLLALAIDEPTLVSTSP
- a CDS encoding NAD-dependent epimerase/dehydratase family protein, with the protein product MSDAAQNIRALRGPIVVTGASGFVGANLFRKIKSVRNDVYACVRKDKGWRLTDVPDDFIVAIDLNDAAATRNFVQTLQPQTVFDCVAYGAYSFEQDARLIYQTNFQAIVNLVSELSGKPFAAFIHAGSSSEYGTNSAGPAESAACVPNSHYSVSKVAVASYLRYIGKMAGFPCANLRLYSVYGPLEDVSRLVPKMVHEAVEGRFPPLVAPETSRDFVYVDDVCMAFILAAARMNPEIYGEDFNIGSGAKSTIRDLAVLAKDVFNVPVEPVFDSMKGRSWDLSDWYANPAKAAGMLGWKATTPLAEGLRLTADWVGTLSANDMTRHTKQGVKSGRRSITAIIACYRDEPAIPVMHERLVATFKKLGVDYEIIFVNDRSPDNSAEVIRQISERDPHVIGISHSRNFGSQMAFRSGMEIATKDAVVLLDGDLQDPPELIEQFFAQWQEGYDVVYGRRVKREMPWYWGIQYKMFYRVFAAFSYIDIPHDAGDFSLIDRRVVGWLLQFPERDLFMRGLRAYVGFRQTGVDYVRPDRMFGVSTNNFLKNIDWAKKGIFSFSNTPLTMLTSAGVVLLALSTLAAIVIAVLRIIFPDIAPRGATTLLIAILMFGSLNLFAIGIVGEYISKIMTEVKGRPRLIRAAIIRSGVQTDLLPDGKGR
- a CDS encoding GtrA family protein — translated: MRRLFQHQFVHFLFVGGFNTAFGFTVFSLFVWMGIPYAWAIAMSTIAGVLFNFQTLGRLVFKDSDWRRIGRFTAVYLLLYAINVGGVALFKQLGLNVYLANAIVVGPLAILGYVLQRKFVFTSPASPTPRGAP